Proteins encoded by one window of candidate division KSB1 bacterium:
- a CDS encoding T9SS type A sorting domain-containing protein — MKSLMTRLFIIFSILCSVVTAQTDPGTENLTHWWPFDDGTANDQVGAAHGTVIGNAVIANGSLYIESLDQWIELPGDIIGIPDYKAVTVAVWFTPTADANNGYHMVVYFGDSLNGFGSNGFFISPCRGDNVSRAAISCGQITNPWEKENGVNGPETNDGILHHMVVTIDDAELNFYVDGEWMGVAELTGDNALYNISPNYAYIGRGGYTADPVLLSEIHDVRIYNRVLTGDEVAYLYQHFPSAGVQDRGDMAPQAFQLAQNYPNPFNPSTTIEYTLTNPGNATLTVYNAVGEKIAVLANGFHQSGLHRATWRGTDDLGRPVNSGVYFYRLEAEGKALTQKMLLVR, encoded by the coding sequence ATGAAATCACTCATGACTCGGCTGTTTATCATTTTTTCAATTTTGTGCTCGGTTGTTACGGCGCAGACTGATCCGGGAACCGAAAATCTAACTCACTGGTGGCCGTTCGATGACGGTACAGCCAACGACCAAGTGGGCGCTGCTCACGGTACGGTAATCGGCAACGCCGTTATTGCCAACGGCTCGCTTTATATCGAATCGTTGGATCAATGGATTGAGCTGCCGGGGGACATTATCGGCATTCCTGATTATAAAGCGGTCACCGTGGCGGTTTGGTTTACACCTACTGCCGACGCCAATAACGGCTATCACATGGTTGTCTATTTCGGCGACAGCCTCAACGGCTTCGGTTCGAACGGGTTTTTCATTTCTCCCTGCCGCGGCGACAATGTGAGCCGAGCCGCCATTTCCTGCGGTCAGATAACCAATCCCTGGGAAAAAGAAAACGGCGTTAATGGTCCCGAAACCAACGACGGGATTCTCCACCACATGGTGGTGACGATCGATGACGCAGAACTCAATTTTTATGTCGACGGCGAATGGATGGGCGTTGCCGAGTTGACAGGCGACAATGCGCTCTACAACATCAGCCCCAATTACGCTTATATCGGTCGCGGCGGCTATACTGCCGATCCGGTGCTGCTGAGCGAAATCCACGACGTCCGCATTTATAACCGTGTCTTGACCGGCGACGAAGTGGCGTATCTCTATCAGCATTTCCCGAGCGCCGGTGTTCAAGATCGCGGCGATATGGCGCCGCAGGCTTTTCAATTGGCGCAAAACTATCCGAACCCGTTTAACCCGTCCACGACCATTGAATACACTTTAACGAATCCAGGAAATGCGACCCTGACGGTCTATAATGCCGTCGGAGAGAAGATTGCCGTCTTGGCGAACGGATTCCATCAGAGCGGTCTGCATCGGGCAACTTGGCGGGGTACGGATGATTTGGGCCGCCCAGTCAACAGCGGTGTCTACTTTTACAGATTGGAAGCTGAAGGAAAAGCGCTCACACAAAAGATGCTTCTCGTTCGTTAG
- a CDS encoding TonB-dependent receptor, whose protein sequence is MKTVTLLASLLSLSGLLWAQQTFGTISGRVTDAKTGLPLPGANVVVIGTIYGASTDADGRYVVQKLPPGIYSLRISMMGYRSMQATDVRVQINRETRIDAALEETYIEMDPVVVIAGKSKQRLDEANVSISVVTARDIERRNAVDIKEALETAPGVNFIGDQINIRGSTGYTFGAGNKVLLLLDGVPVYASDTGQFNWDMLPPLDIEQVEILKGAGSTLWGASALGGVVNIITKDPTPEGRFLWSFSSGKFDKPYYKEWYWTDHSRLWYNRADLSYGRRFGNLGLRLSAGRMETTGYQQLGDALKYVATVKLDYRFSGGIKWTGYASYSYIDRGFFVQWKGQNDPYEVDPKNLNNYAQTNQLNTYMKLAVPLSPVFGFNLRASLVRTLMGNEFGSAADFNPAIGQGVEAQADWIPHSAHTITFGVQYQLDAGSTKYFGSHRGSFIGPYVQNEWRMRKNLRLTTGVRYDRYQLHGGKREDLWSPRIGLNWQPWKSTSFRASAGSGFRAATIVERFLELAIMNFKIKSNPALKAESCWAYDIGVRQYIGENWNFDVSLFHNRYDNLIEAHLDLIRGQIQFRNVADAVIEGLEATTNWSTTLRLAGLSVTPGLTLTGTWMDHEDLKWHEPLTYRPKTLFTGKASLKIEHLQLQLDYRYASKIDEVKIYPINDRVPMKFWDVRASYDWGAVSLMLGVNNLLQYNYAPMESNLMPPRTFTAGLKGQF, encoded by the coding sequence ATGAAAACTGTTACCCTACTTGCATCGCTGCTTTCCTTGAGCGGTCTGCTGTGGGCGCAGCAGACCTTTGGAACAATTTCCGGACGAGTTACGGATGCTAAAACAGGACTACCGCTTCCCGGCGCCAATGTAGTGGTGATCGGCACCATTTACGGTGCAAGCACCGATGCCGACGGGCGGTACGTCGTGCAAAAATTGCCGCCTGGAATCTATTCGCTGCGCATTTCGATGATGGGTTATCGCAGCATGCAGGCAACCGACGTACGCGTGCAGATCAACCGTGAGACACGAATCGATGCAGCGCTCGAAGAGACGTACATCGAAATGGATCCCGTCGTCGTGATTGCCGGAAAGTCCAAGCAACGCCTCGATGAAGCGAACGTTTCCATTTCGGTGGTCACGGCGCGTGACATCGAGCGGCGCAATGCCGTCGACATTAAAGAAGCTCTGGAGACGGCGCCGGGAGTCAACTTTATCGGCGATCAAATCAATATCCGCGGATCTACAGGGTATACTTTCGGCGCCGGCAACAAAGTGCTTTTGCTGTTGGACGGCGTGCCGGTCTATGCGAGCGACACGGGTCAGTTCAATTGGGACATGCTGCCGCCGCTGGACATTGAACAGGTCGAAATTCTCAAAGGCGCCGGTTCGACGCTGTGGGGGGCGTCGGCGCTCGGCGGCGTCGTCAACATCATCACCAAAGACCCGACGCCGGAAGGGCGTTTTCTTTGGTCTTTTTCCTCCGGAAAGTTCGATAAGCCCTACTATAAAGAATGGTACTGGACCGACCATTCGCGACTTTGGTACAACCGCGCCGATCTGAGCTATGGAAGGCGCTTTGGAAATCTGGGGCTGCGGCTGTCGGCCGGCCGAATGGAAACGACCGGCTATCAGCAGCTGGGCGATGCGCTGAAATATGTCGCCACCGTCAAGCTGGATTATCGTTTCTCCGGCGGCATCAAATGGACCGGCTATGCCTCGTACAGTTACATCGACCGCGGCTTTTTTGTACAATGGAAAGGGCAGAATGACCCTTATGAAGTGGATCCGAAAAATCTCAACAATTATGCCCAAACCAATCAATTGAACACCTATATGAAGCTGGCCGTGCCGTTGTCGCCGGTGTTCGGTTTTAATTTGCGCGCCTCCTTAGTACGCACGTTGATGGGCAACGAGTTCGGCAGCGCGGCGGATTTCAATCCGGCCATCGGCCAGGGCGTCGAGGCGCAGGCCGACTGGATTCCGCATTCCGCCCACACCATCACCTTCGGCGTGCAATACCAGCTGGATGCCGGCAGTACCAAGTATTTCGGCAGTCATCGCGGCTCGTTCATTGGGCCTTACGTGCAGAATGAATGGCGGATGAGAAAGAATCTTCGTTTGACAACCGGTGTCCGCTACGACCGCTATCAGCTGCATGGAGGTAAACGTGAGGATTTGTGGAGCCCGCGTATTGGTCTGAATTGGCAGCCTTGGAAAAGCACAAGTTTTCGCGCTTCCGCCGGCAGCGGATTTCGTGCCGCCACCATCGTCGAGCGGTTTCTGGAATTGGCAATCATGAATTTCAAAATCAAATCCAATCCCGCTCTTAAGGCGGAATCCTGTTGGGCGTACGATATCGGCGTACGCCAATATATCGGCGAAAACTGGAATTTTGACGTTTCACTTTTTCACAATCGCTACGATAACCTGATCGAGGCGCATCTCGACCTGATCCGCGGCCAGATTCAGTTCCGGAATGTCGCCGATGCGGTCATCGAAGGCCTGGAGGCGACGACCAATTGGAGCACCACTCTGCGCCTCGCAGGTCTTTCCGTTACTCCTGGTCTTACGCTCACCGGCACCTGGATGGATCACGAGGATTTGAAATGGCATGAACCCCTCACCTATCGACCGAAGACGCTTTTTACCGGCAAAGCCTCGCTCAAAATCGAACATCTGCAGCTGCAGCTCGATTACCGCTACGCCTCTAAAATCGACGAGGTCAAGATCTATCCCATCAACGACCGCGTGCCGATGAAGTTTTGGGATGTGCGCGCTTCATACGACTGGGGAGCCGTCTCGCTGATGCTCGGCGTCAACAACCTGCTGCAGTACAACTATGCGCCGATGGAAAGCAACCTTATGCCGCCGCGCACCTTCACGGCCGGTCTGAAAGGGCAATTTTAA
- a CDS encoding SMP-30/gluconolactonase/LRE family protein codes for MPRLLFLLSLLCLSFALYADVPGTVKKTLSLPTSFVTGLTFDGEAFWTADREADKLYRLDIRTGKVGKSFDAPGYFCTALAWDGNALWVADMDFTNTSAEAYSGKIYRVDPQTGRTLKVIMAPASDPQGLTWDGTYLWVADNGTREIYQISPDDGTTIKTLKAPAEDPRGLAWDGAFLWLADRSTDELYRIEPESGRVVMILPAPGPYPWGMVWAQNSLWVADYQQDQLAQVLVFSDALYSRANERRAVVTVKHEVINFGPGTVIDLNVYLALPKNRPTQEIIAVDFIRPPDAELTDRWEQQVVCFKKASLKPGERLVSSMRVKAKIYEVNYFLFPEKIGSLAEIPPEIRRRYLVDEDKYRLSDPVIQTAVKEAVKRPDNAYWIARDIYDYLRERMVYKRIGGWDVAPTVLQRGSGSCSEYAFVYIAMCRASGLPARYVGSVVTRGEEASFDYIYHRWVEVYLPNVGWVPVDPSGGDQDSPRTQARFFGHLENRFLITTESGGGSEYLKWDYNTSETWQADGRVQLRMEMIADWDGWK; via the coding sequence ATGCCTCGGCTGCTTTTTCTCCTCAGTCTGCTGTGTCTTTCCTTTGCTCTTTATGCCGATGTCCCTGGAACGGTCAAGAAAACGCTTTCCTTGCCGACATCATTCGTAACCGGCCTGACATTCGACGGTGAAGCGTTCTGGACGGCAGATCGTGAGGCCGACAAGCTCTATCGTTTGGATATCCGCACCGGCAAGGTCGGCAAAAGTTTCGATGCGCCAGGTTATTTCTGCACCGCTCTCGCCTGGGACGGCAATGCGCTCTGGGTTGCCGACATGGACTTTACCAACACCTCCGCCGAAGCCTACAGCGGCAAGATCTATCGCGTCGATCCGCAGACAGGCCGTACGCTCAAGGTCATCATGGCTCCGGCTTCCGATCCGCAGGGCCTGACTTGGGACGGCACCTATCTTTGGGTTGCCGACAACGGCACGCGCGAAATTTATCAGATCAGTCCCGACGACGGCACCACCATCAAAACTCTGAAAGCACCGGCCGAGGATCCCCGCGGTTTGGCTTGGGACGGCGCTTTTCTCTGGCTTGCAGACCGATCTACGGATGAGCTCTACCGCATCGAGCCGGAGAGCGGCCGGGTGGTCATGATTCTTCCTGCTCCGGGCCCTTATCCCTGGGGTATGGTTTGGGCTCAGAACAGCCTTTGGGTGGCGGACTATCAGCAGGATCAGCTGGCACAGGTACTGGTCTTTTCCGACGCTCTCTACTCGCGAGCCAACGAGCGCCGCGCCGTCGTTACCGTAAAGCATGAGGTGATTAATTTCGGGCCGGGGACGGTGATCGATTTGAACGTCTATTTGGCTTTGCCCAAAAATCGACCGACCCAGGAAATAATTGCCGTGGACTTTATCCGGCCGCCCGACGCCGAACTGACAGACCGCTGGGAGCAGCAGGTCGTTTGCTTTAAAAAAGCCTCCCTCAAGCCGGGTGAACGCCTGGTTTCTTCCATGCGCGTCAAAGCCAAAATCTATGAGGTCAACTATTTCCTATTTCCGGAAAAGATCGGCTCCTTGGCCGAGATTCCGCCGGAGATACGGCGCCGCTATTTGGTCGATGAGGACAAGTACCGCTTATCGGATCCGGTAATACAAACAGCCGTCAAAGAGGCGGTCAAACGGCCCGACAATGCTTACTGGATTGCCCGCGACATCTACGACTATTTGCGCGAGCGCATGGTTTACAAGCGGATAGGAGGCTGGGATGTGGCGCCGACGGTTCTGCAGCGCGGTTCAGGCTCGTGCTCCGAATATGCTTTTGTTTATATTGCCATGTGTCGGGCGTCAGGACTGCCGGCACGGTACGTCGGATCCGTCGTCACCCGCGGTGAAGAGGCTTCGTTTGATTACATTTATCACCGTTGGGTCGAGGTCTATCTCCCCAACGTCGGCTGGGTTCCGGTCGATCCCAGCGGCGGTGATCAGGATTCGCCGCGCACGCAGGCCCGCTTTTTCGGGCATTTGGAAAATCGTTTTCTGATCACCACCGAAAGCGGCGGCGGGTCGGAGTATCTAAAATGGGACTACAATACCTCGGAGACCTGGCAGGCAGACGGCCGTGTGCAGCTGCGCATGGAGATGATCGCGGATTGGGATGGGTGGAAATAG
- a CDS encoding alpha-N-arabinofuranosidase — MQKMTLVVLLLTWTATAWAQNQVTVYADSATVQISKHIYGHFIEHISGVIYDGLFVGKENKTIPNTFGVRNDVIEALLKLKVPNLRWPGGCFADTYHWMDAIGPQSERKPIENLAWGNYREDNSFGTHEFLDLCELLGAEPYLAVNVNTGTVQEAVEWVQYVNHANGTSWLTDLRAKNGRDKPWRVKFWGIGNESWDCGGSMTVDHYINLYKQFATAMTNYYNSERLFRIAVGPGVPDYEWTESLMKNIPARRFEGISIHHYAVNWAHKSSSYDFNEEEYFDTMQRAWFMEEFITRNSQVMDKYDPQKRVALVVDEWGGWYDRDPRGIGALYQQNTIRDAMIAGLTLNIFNDHADRVRMANLAQMVNCLQSIILTQNEKMILTPTYHVMEMYNVHQDAKLVPTKITSSDYVLKDKKIQALSVSSSIDQSGKLHISLTNIDSRNGQKVDIKLQGFPAKKASGRILTSAKIQDHNTFENPNRVVPQPFTVFTLKDNRLSVELPPHAVVVLELTK; from the coding sequence ATGCAAAAAATGACGCTGGTCGTTCTACTGTTGACATGGACTGCGACCGCTTGGGCGCAAAACCAGGTTACTGTCTATGCCGATTCAGCAACTGTTCAAATCAGCAAACACATCTACGGCCATTTCATCGAGCACATCAGCGGCGTCATCTATGACGGGCTGTTTGTGGGCAAGGAAAACAAGACCATTCCCAACACCTTCGGCGTGCGGAATGACGTCATCGAAGCTCTCCTGAAGCTCAAGGTTCCGAATTTGCGCTGGCCCGGCGGCTGTTTTGCCGACACCTATCATTGGATGGATGCAATCGGTCCGCAAAGCGAACGGAAACCGATCGAAAACCTGGCATGGGGCAACTATCGCGAGGACAACAGCTTTGGTACGCACGAGTTCCTCGATCTATGCGAACTGCTGGGTGCCGAGCCTTACTTGGCCGTTAACGTCAACACCGGTACTGTTCAGGAAGCCGTCGAATGGGTTCAGTATGTTAACCACGCCAACGGCACCAGTTGGCTGACCGATCTGCGCGCCAAGAACGGCCGCGACAAACCGTGGCGGGTCAAATTCTGGGGAATCGGCAACGAATCATGGGATTGCGGCGGCTCCATGACCGTCGATCATTACATCAACCTTTACAAGCAATTCGCCACGGCTATGACCAACTATTACAATTCAGAGAGGCTGTTTCGCATTGCAGTGGGGCCGGGCGTTCCGGATTACGAGTGGACGGAAAGCCTTATGAAAAACATTCCTGCTCGACGCTTCGAAGGTATTTCCATCCATCACTATGCCGTGAATTGGGCGCATAAAAGTTCCTCCTATGATTTTAATGAAGAGGAATATTTTGATACGATGCAGAGAGCTTGGTTCATGGAAGAGTTTATTACTCGAAACAGTCAAGTAATGGACAAGTATGACCCGCAGAAACGGGTGGCGCTGGTTGTGGACGAATGGGGCGGTTGGTACGATCGCGACCCGCGCGGCATCGGCGCGCTTTATCAGCAGAACACCATCCGTGACGCCATGATTGCAGGGCTGACTTTAAACATCTTTAATGATCACGCCGACCGCGTACGCATGGCCAATCTGGCCCAGATGGTCAACTGCCTGCAGTCGATTATCTTAACGCAAAACGAAAAAATGATCCTCACCCCGACTTACCATGTGATGGAAATGTACAACGTGCATCAGGATGCGAAACTTGTACCGACTAAAATCACTTCAAGCGATTATGTTCTCAAGGATAAAAAGATCCAGGCGCTCTCTGTTTCTTCTTCAATCGACCAAAGCGGCAAGCTGCACATCTCGTTGACCAATATCGATTCCCGCAACGGGCAAAAGGTCGATATCAAGCTTCAAGGATTCCCAGCAAAGAAAGCAAGCGGCAGGATTTTGACCTCGGCAAAAATTCAGGATCACAATACGTTTGAAAATCCCAATCGCGTGGTCCCTCAACCGTTTACCGTCTTTACGCTTAAGGATAACCGCCTTTCTGTCGAACTGCCGCCGCACGCGGTTGTGGTCCTTGAACTCACTAAATAA